One stretch of Penaeus vannamei isolate JL-2024 chromosome 7, ASM4276789v1, whole genome shotgun sequence DNA includes these proteins:
- the LOC138862155 gene encoding probable serine/threonine-protein kinase fhkB: MRSHRIRSDRIRSAQITSDNIISGYITSDQIRSLELQRDEIGSGQITSDQVKSRQIRSDNIGSSQITPGHIKTIGSDHIRSGKITSRQIWSNHIRSGQIRSNYIRSGQSTTDQVKSCQITLDQIRSNYIRSSQIMPDNIRSGQITSDQVISHQIRSIQIRSDNIRSGQITSDQVNYIKSCQITSNQVRSHQIRSDHIRSGQITSDQAKSHKTVRSGQITSDQVKSCQITSGQIGSHQIRSGQITSDQVKSRQITSDDQIRSDYIISGQITSDQIRSYHIRSSHTTSDQVKSHQIRLNRIRSKQRSTQVRLYQIRLNHNRSVQITSDLDRSHQIKSD; this comes from the exons ATGAGATCACATCGGATCAGGTCAGATCGCATCAGATCAGCCCAGATCACTTCAGATAACATCATATCAGGTTATataacatcagatcag atcaggtcactaGAATTACAGCGAGATGAAAtcggatcaggtcagattacatcagatcaggtcaaatcacgtcagatcaggtcagataacATCGGATCAAGTCAGATCACGCCAGGTCATATAAAAACGATtgggtcagatcacatcagatcaggtaaaATCACGTCACGTCAGATctggtcaaatcacatcag atcaggtcagatcaggtcaaattacatcagatcaggtcaaagcacaacagatcaggtcaaatcatgcCAGATaacattagatcag atcaggtcaaattacaTCAGATCAAGTCAAATCATGCCAgataacatcagatcaggtcagattacatcagatcaggtcatatcacatcagatcag atcaattcagatcaggtcagataacatcagatcaggtcaaataacatcagatcaggtcaattaCATTAAATCATGTCAGATTACATCAAAtcaagtcagatcacatcagatcaggtcggatcacatcagatcaggtcaaataacATCAGATCAGGCCAAATCGCATAAAACGGTAAGATcgggtcagattacatcagatcaggtcaaatcatgtCAGATAACATCAGGTCAAATcggatcacatcagatcag atcaggtcagatcacatcagatcaggtcaaatcacgtcagatcacatcggatgatcagatcaggtcagattacatcatatcaggtcagatcacatcagatcag atcaggtcatatcacatcagatcaagtcataccacatcagatcaggttaaatcacatcagatcaggttaaaTCGGATCAGATCAAAACAGAGATCAACTCAGGTTAGATTGTATCAGATCAGGTTAAATCACAACAGATCGgttcagatcacgtcagatctcGACAGGTCACATCAAATCAAATCAGATTAG